From Chryseobacterium sp. H1D6B, a single genomic window includes:
- a CDS encoding outer membrane beta-barrel family protein has protein sequence MYKYLLFLCFPVFMFSQTQRIEGTVVNTKNEKLPLVSIEIYNSQNALVKKITTNENGSFMLEGISENTVKLVVKDLEYAQFEENLDLEKQDKPLHIILKKDIQDIQEVVVTKQKPLVKRKIDRLEFNVENSNISSLNAWEILKKTPGVTAGNDVLAIKGSQSILVTINDKKVMLTGDELKNFLENTQGDEVKSVEVITNPPAKYEASGSAVLNIVMKKNKIEGYRGVISSKYVQSQYAKGVAGISQYYKKGKLSLMGSYYLGTGTYYREGTDYVHYVEDQTRWISTMNRKDQNKSQNTVNFNLGYEIDSLTSVSLNYSGSFSPKSFGTYNVPTLIYNNQDIVESNYTTINDHYSRSINNSLSFQVDRKLNKKSQLTWTNYFSGNNARKYQNVITQLDFINQSPKENNFLTHNKSDVQLYSTQADYQWKNEKWELESGGKYSFVKTNSQLDFSDNENGQVQYRPDKSNIFDYKEHNFALYSSLAFNPGKWNFKAGLRAEKTDLEGVVSEPYEVNKNDYWKLFPTLYAQYTTDSKHQFGLSYGKRISRPSYSWLNPAKSYYNLFSYFQGDPKLKATIVHNLNFTYTWKDWNLDFYYRKEIYPSMEISFQEPSTNSLIYHYTNIEKAQAYGLSLYKNFQFKPWWSLSLSENLEHNENYFVGVDQLLYKNQVWNLSSTISTSFILDKNSDWKVEVGHQYNSPSIQGTFRISSSSSAYLVMNKKFLNKKLEASLFFNDIFKTSREKISTKYANQDNYFLDYRDTQNFIISLKFNFGNQSVKNSKTIKKADEQERM, from the coding sequence ATGTATAAATATTTGCTTTTTTTGTGCTTTCCTGTCTTTATGTTTTCCCAAACACAAAGAATAGAAGGAACGGTTGTGAATACAAAAAATGAAAAACTGCCTTTAGTATCTATTGAAATTTATAATTCTCAAAATGCATTAGTAAAAAAAATAACAACTAATGAAAACGGAAGTTTTATGCTTGAAGGTATTTCTGAAAATACAGTGAAGCTGGTTGTTAAAGACTTGGAGTATGCTCAGTTTGAAGAAAATTTAGATTTAGAAAAGCAGGATAAACCTTTGCATATTATTTTGAAAAAGGATATTCAGGATATTCAGGAAGTGGTGGTCACGAAGCAGAAGCCTTTAGTAAAAAGAAAAATTGACCGCTTAGAATTTAATGTTGAAAACAGCAATATTTCCTCACTCAATGCATGGGAGATTCTTAAGAAAACGCCCGGTGTTACAGCAGGGAATGATGTTTTAGCAATTAAAGGAAGCCAGAGTATTTTGGTGACCATCAATGATAAAAAAGTGATGCTGACGGGTGATGAATTGAAAAACTTTTTAGAAAATACCCAAGGCGATGAAGTGAAATCTGTAGAAGTGATTACGAATCCGCCCGCAAAATATGAAGCCTCCGGAAGTGCAGTCTTGAATATTGTAATGAAGAAAAATAAAATAGAAGGCTACCGGGGCGTTATTTCTTCTAAGTATGTACAGAGTCAGTACGCAAAAGGAGTGGCCGGAATTTCTCAATATTACAAAAAGGGTAAGCTTTCCTTGATGGGAAGCTATTATTTAGGAACAGGAACTTACTATAGAGAGGGTACAGATTATGTACATTATGTAGAAGACCAGACCAGATGGATCAGTACCATGAACCGTAAAGACCAGAATAAAAGCCAGAATACCGTGAATTTTAATCTAGGATATGAGATAGACAGTCTTACCAGTGTAAGCTTGAATTATTCAGGCTCTTTCAGTCCGAAATCTTTTGGGACTTATAATGTTCCGACTTTAATTTATAATAATCAGGATATTGTAGAATCTAATTATACTACGATTAATGATCATTATTCACGGTCTATCAATAACTCATTAAGTTTTCAGGTAGACAGAAAATTAAATAAAAAAAGCCAGCTGACCTGGACTAATTATTTTTCTGGAAATAATGCCCGAAAATACCAGAATGTCATTACACAGCTTGATTTTATAAATCAGTCTCCGAAAGAAAATAATTTTTTGACCCATAATAAAAGTGATGTCCAGCTGTATTCTACACAGGCAGATTATCAATGGAAAAATGAAAAATGGGAACTAGAATCTGGTGGTAAATACAGTTTTGTAAAAACAAACAGCCAGCTCGATTTTTCAGATAATGAAAACGGACAGGTACAGTACAGGCCCGATAAAAGCAATATTTTTGATTATAAAGAACATAATTTTGCCCTTTATTCATCGTTAGCTTTTAATCCTGGAAAATGGAATTTTAAAGCAGGTCTTCGTGCAGAAAAAACAGATTTGGAGGGAGTGGTTTCAGAACCTTATGAAGTGAATAAAAATGATTACTGGAAATTGTTTCCTACTTTGTACGCACAGTATACTACGGACAGCAAGCATCAATTTGGGCTTTCGTATGGAAAGCGGATCAGCAGGCCTTCTTACTCATGGCTGAATCCTGCAAAATCTTACTATAATTTATTTTCTTATTTCCAAGGCGACCCAAAATTGAAAGCAACGATTGTCCACAACCTTAATTTCACTTACACCTGGAAAGATTGGAATCTTGATTTCTATTACCGGAAAGAGATTTATCCTTCGATGGAAATATCATTTCAGGAACCCAGCACGAATAGTCTGATCTATCATTATACAAATATTGAGAAAGCTCAGGCTTACGGATTAAGCCTTTATAAAAACTTTCAGTTCAAACCTTGGTGGAGCCTGAGTCTGTCTGAAAACCTTGAGCATAATGAAAACTATTTCGTAGGAGTCGACCAGCTTTTATACAAAAATCAAGTCTGGAATTTATCTTCTACTATCTCAACAAGTTTTATACTGGATAAAAACAGCGATTGGAAAGTAGAGGTAGGACATCAGTACAATTCACCTTCCATACAGGGAACTTTTAGGATTTCCAGTTCTTCCTCTGCATATCTTGTGATGAATAAGAAATTCTTAAACAAAAAATTAGAAGCAAGTTTATTCTTTAACGATATTTTTAAAACTTCAAGAGAAAAAATAAGTACCAAATATGCCAATCAGGATAATTATTTTCTGGATTACCGCGACACCCAGAACTTTATCATTTCTTTAAAATTCAATTTTGGAAATCAATCGGTGAAAAATAGTAAAACGATTAAAAAGGCAGACGAGCAGGAGAGAATGTAG
- a CDS encoding M1 family metallopeptidase gives MKKLLFGLMMTASLQHFSAQELYMPRNIKKAYENGTRDISGAPGKNYWQNKGIYNVEVKVDAVTKIVSGKETIVYSNNSPNDLKALAIRFVNNLHKPQAPRSGFVSKDFLSSGLKIKSFIVDGEKYDVNSDDWGTVASVPLHKVLPAKSKAEVKIEWEYPLSVQSGREGQIDPETFYVAYSFPRISVYDDYNGWDMLPHSDRQEFYNDFNDYSFAITAPKNFVVWATGNFLNPEAVLQPEYLKRYKASLKSDKLIRIADESEMKAGKVTKQNKWNVWKFKADHITDFCFALSSHYVWDAASVQLKTKRASVQAGYKAGAKDFEHYVDWMRYNLDWFSKNWPGVEYPYPVMTAIQGYADMEYPMMINDTSIPDDLQDARLTADHEIAHTYFPFYMGINETRYAFMDEGWATTLEYLIGIDENGEDAAKKFYQNFRVKKWINDPSAEEDQPIITMSTQVSGAGYGNNSYVKASLSYLALKDYLGDELFKKALHHYMDNWNGKHPVPWDYFYSMNTGSGKDLTWFWNNWFYTNNYIDLKINGASQDNNLLTVSIDNVGGFVIPFDAVITYEDGGVEKLHFTPSLWEKNQKQTNLTVPIKKKVKSVNLDGGLFMDYTPENNAKVL, from the coding sequence ATGAAGAAATTGCTTTTTGGATTAATGATGACCGCTTCATTACAGCATTTTTCTGCGCAGGAGCTCTATATGCCGAGAAATATTAAGAAAGCATATGAGAACGGAACCCGGGATATTTCCGGAGCACCGGGGAAAAATTACTGGCAGAATAAGGGGATTTATAATGTAGAAGTAAAAGTAGATGCTGTTACTAAAATTGTTTCGGGAAAAGAGACGATTGTTTACAGCAACAACAGTCCAAATGATTTAAAAGCTTTAGCCATCAGGTTTGTCAATAACCTTCATAAACCTCAGGCTCCCAGGTCGGGATTTGTATCTAAAGATTTTTTAAGCTCAGGATTAAAAATTAAGTCTTTCATCGTAGACGGAGAAAAATATGATGTAAACAGTGACGACTGGGGAACTGTAGCTTCTGTTCCTTTACATAAAGTACTGCCGGCAAAATCAAAAGCTGAGGTTAAAATTGAATGGGAATATCCGCTGTCTGTACAGAGCGGAAGAGAAGGGCAGATTGATCCTGAAACATTCTATGTTGCTTATTCTTTCCCAAGAATTTCTGTGTATGATGACTATAATGGATGGGATATGCTTCCTCATTCAGACAGGCAGGAATTTTATAACGATTTTAATGATTACAGTTTCGCTATTACAGCTCCTAAAAATTTTGTCGTTTGGGCTACTGGTAACTTCCTGAATCCTGAAGCAGTATTGCAGCCCGAATATTTAAAAAGATATAAAGCTTCTTTAAAAAGTGACAAACTAATCCGTATTGCTGACGAGTCTGAAATGAAAGCAGGAAAAGTAACCAAGCAGAACAAATGGAATGTCTGGAAATTTAAAGCCGATCATATTACAGATTTCTGTTTCGCTCTCAGCAGTCATTACGTTTGGGACGCAGCAAGCGTTCAGTTAAAAACAAAAAGAGCGAGCGTTCAGGCCGGATATAAAGCCGGGGCTAAAGATTTTGAACATTATGTAGACTGGATGCGCTATAACCTAGACTGGTTTTCAAAAAACTGGCCGGGAGTAGAATATCCTTATCCTGTAATGACCGCTATTCAGGGGTATGCAGATATGGAATATCCAATGATGATCAATGATACAAGTATTCCAGATGATCTTCAGGATGCAAGATTGACTGCGGACCATGAAATTGCCCATACCTATTTCCCTTTTTATATGGGAATTAATGAAACACGCTATGCTTTTATGGATGAAGGCTGGGCGACAACACTGGAGTATTTAATAGGAATTGATGAAAATGGAGAAGATGCTGCGAAAAAATTCTACCAGAATTTCAGAGTTAAAAAATGGATTAATGATCCATCTGCAGAAGAAGACCAGCCGATTATTACGATGAGCACACAGGTGAGCGGTGCCGGCTACGGAAATAATTCTTACGTAAAAGCTTCGCTGTCTTATCTGGCTTTAAAAGATTATTTAGGGGATGAGCTGTTTAAAAAGGCACTTCATCATTATATGGATAACTGGAACGGGAAACATCCTGTCCCTTGGGATTATTTTTATTCAATGAACACAGGATCAGGAAAAGATCTTACATGGTTCTGGAATAATTGGTTTTATACTAATAATTATATTGACTTAAAAATCAACGGAGCTTCTCAGGATAATAATTTACTTACGGTAAGTATTGATAATGTAGGCGGATTTGTAATTCCTTTTGATGCTGTGATAACGTATGAAGACGGGGGAGTCGAGAAACTTCATTTTACCCCTTCATTATGGGAGAAAAATCAGAAGCAGACGAATTTAACAGTTCCGATCAAGAAAAAAGTAAAATCGGTGAATCTAGACGGAGGTCTTTTTATGGATTATACACCGGAAAACAATGCTAAGGTCTTATAA
- a CDS encoding zinc metalloprotease, with amino-acid sequence MKKLLFGILALGFMSSCSSDNVSNQNENPAGSSEPSANFASKRSCPSEEIRKQALQSSPELRQRYTLLEANTERFANNLKLGKVLADGTVEIPVVVNVLYKTAAQNVSDARIAEQIAVLNADYGGTNSDVTKIPSEFQTVKSGDVKVRFKLINTVRQATTKTSWSANDAMKKASTGGIDATNPTNYLNIWVVGSMPSSQGETLGYATFPESAGLWNDGVVIAAPFFGKTGASAPFNLGRTATHEVGHYLNLRHIWGDANCGNDLVSDTPTQTTANSGKPSYPLYNTCSGVQRSVMFMNYMDYVDDGAMFMFSAGQKTRMQSVVASSGSRAGLRVY; translated from the coding sequence ATGAAAAAATTATTATTTGGAATCCTTGCTTTAGGATTCATGTCATCGTGCAGCAGCGACAATGTTTCAAATCAAAATGAAAACCCAGCCGGCAGCTCTGAACCTTCGGCCAATTTCGCCAGTAAAAGAAGCTGTCCTTCAGAAGAAATCAGAAAGCAGGCGCTCCAAAGCAGTCCAGAGCTTAGACAGAGATATACTCTTCTAGAAGCCAATACAGAAAGATTTGCAAATAATCTAAAATTAGGAAAAGTTCTTGCAGACGGTACTGTAGAAATTCCTGTAGTAGTAAATGTTTTATATAAAACTGCTGCACAAAATGTTTCAGATGCCAGAATTGCAGAACAAATCGCAGTATTGAATGCTGATTACGGCGGCACAAACAGTGATGTTACTAAAATACCTTCAGAATTTCAAACCGTAAAATCAGGGGATGTAAAGGTAAGATTCAAATTAATAAATACAGTAAGACAAGCCACTACTAAAACAAGCTGGAGTGCCAATGATGCCATGAAAAAAGCCTCTACAGGAGGTATTGACGCTACTAATCCTACCAACTATTTAAACATATGGGTAGTAGGAAGTATGCCGAGCAGCCAGGGAGAAACTCTTGGATATGCTACTTTTCCTGAATCTGCCGGATTATGGAATGACGGTGTAGTAATTGCTGCTCCATTTTTTGGAAAAACCGGTGCCTCTGCTCCATTCAACTTAGGAAGAACAGCTACTCATGAGGTAGGACACTACTTAAATCTTAGACATATCTGGGGAGATGCTAATTGCGGCAACGACCTTGTAAGCGATACTCCTACACAAACTACTGCTAACAGCGGAAAACCAAGCTACCCGTTATACAACACGTGCAGCGGTGTTCAAAGATCTGTAATGTTCATGAATTATATGGATTATGTAGATGACGGCGCCATGTTTATGTTCTCAGCAGGACAGAAAACCAGAATGCAGTCTGTAGTTGCATCATCCGGTTCAAGAGCGGGATTAAGAGTTTATTAA
- a CDS encoding response regulator transcription factor, whose translation MKKTIVIVDDHILIAKALEGIIDNFKDFEVIYVSENGKDLIQKFENNNKIPDIILLDISMPIMDGFETVLWLKENHPGIKVMALSMQGDDKSVIKMIKNGAKGYLLKNTHPKELENALTKLNTDGFFYPEWASRIIFSNMNNEKEIENAVKISDREKEFLTYTVTELSYKEIADRMCCSPRTVESYRDQLCEKLDLKTRVGLAVFAIKNGFA comes from the coding sequence ATGAAAAAAACTATAGTTATTGTTGATGACCACATACTTATCGCAAAAGCTTTAGAAGGGATTATTGATAATTTTAAAGATTTTGAAGTCATTTATGTAAGTGAGAACGGAAAAGATCTTATCCAGAAGTTTGAAAACAACAATAAGATTCCGGATATTATTCTTTTAGATATCAGCATGCCCATTATGGACGGTTTTGAAACGGTACTCTGGCTTAAAGAAAATCATCCGGGCATCAAAGTAATGGCCCTGAGCATGCAGGGAGATGATAAAAGTGTCATCAAAATGATCAAAAACGGAGCAAAAGGATATTTACTGAAAAACACTCATCCCAAAGAATTAGAAAATGCCCTTACCAAATTAAATACCGATGGCTTTTTCTATCCGGAATGGGCATCAAGAATTATCTTCTCCAACATGAACAATGAAAAGGAAATTGAAAATGCAGTAAAAATATCCGACCGTGAAAAGGAATTTCTAACGTACACCGTCACCGAACTCAGCTACAAAGAAATTGCTGATAGAATGTGCTGCAGTCCCAGAACTGTTGAAAGCTACCGCGATCAGCTCTGTGAAAAATTAGATCTGAAAACCCGTGTAGGCTTAGCTGTTTTTGCTATAAAGAATGGTTTTGCATAA
- a CDS encoding ATP-binding protein: MGKTELLITIILFNIFFVLFVAAAMVYIRKYKQRKKEYLNEIEIKNEIHQKELLATQLEIQQATMQQIGRELHDNIGQKLTLVSLYTQQLLHENKVPQVSERIEQVSQIINQSLQDLRSLSKTLTDDNINQKEIVTLIQEEVDNTNAFKKCRVSFEHNFNQLDLGFVHKNVLLRITQEFIQNSIKHSRCKNIFIHLNTSEESLWELKIQDDGIGFDRSKITSNGIGLTNMKNRAEIIGADFSIESQENQGTTLNIILKRQP; this comes from the coding sequence ATGGGGAAAACAGAACTCTTAATAACGATCATTCTATTCAACATATTTTTCGTTTTGTTTGTAGCTGCGGCAATGGTTTACATCAGAAAATACAAACAGCGGAAAAAAGAATACCTGAATGAGATTGAAATAAAAAACGAAATCCACCAGAAAGAGCTTCTGGCCACCCAGCTTGAAATACAGCAGGCAACTATGCAGCAGATCGGCCGTGAACTCCACGATAATATCGGACAGAAACTTACTTTGGTAAGCCTGTACACCCAGCAGCTGCTGCATGAAAATAAAGTCCCTCAGGTAAGTGAAAGAATAGAACAGGTTTCCCAAATCATCAACCAGTCTCTTCAGGATTTAAGAAGTCTTTCTAAAACTTTGACCGATGACAATATAAACCAAAAGGAAATCGTAACTTTAATACAGGAAGAAGTAGATAATACGAATGCTTTTAAAAAATGCAGAGTCAGTTTTGAACATAACTTTAATCAGCTGGATCTGGGATTTGTCCACAAAAATGTACTTCTAAGAATAACACAGGAATTTATTCAGAACAGCATAAAACATTCACGCTGCAAGAATATTTTCATCCATCTTAATACTTCCGAAGAATCTTTATGGGAACTGAAAATCCAGGATGACGGAATAGGATTTGACAGATCTAAAATAACATCTAACGGAATCGGCTTAACGAATATGAAAAACAGAGCAGAGATCATCGGTGCAGATTTCTCTATCGAAAGCCAGGAAAACCAAGGAACCACTCTCAATATAATATTAAAAAGACAGCCATGA